A part of Odontesthes bonariensis isolate fOdoBon6 chromosome 23, fOdoBon6.hap1, whole genome shotgun sequence genomic DNA contains:
- the LOC142373715 gene encoding protein phosphatase 1 regulatory subunit 3C-B-like, producing MPVDMAVRICLASSPPLRSFLSNHDNHCSSSASLFQRCRLPRPCLSSECCHAFATATTASTAAGAISPETRSLRKRVVFADCRGLALTTIHVFDQAEDDPLGELQFHLTEMERVTAGLHLTDGKDSTDSVSSLVLDFTPPAEDYLDLRNRLKAQQVCLETCSVQERLLSGTIQVRNICFEKAVSVRITFDSWSSFQDVPCRYLNNVYGCPDTDTFSFSLSLLEDPDFSGRVEFCIRYQTRDQIFWDNNFGNNYQLATVDPNGCSSRIPEKTAGLEIQRDHRPEKREMEFDPFGSPRTLAGIFPEWQSWGRVETSAPYW from the exons ATGCCCGTCGACATGGCCGTCAGGATCTGCCTCGCCAGCTCTCCTCCACTGCGCTCATTCCTTAGTAACCATGACAACCACTGTTCATCGTCAGCCTCTCTGTTTCAACGCTGCCGACTGCCACGGCCGTGTCTGTCCTCTGAATGCTGCCACGCCTTCGCCACGGCAACCACAGCCTCCACCGCGGCGGGCGCCATCAGCCCGGAGACGCGCAGCCTGAGGAAGAGGGTGGTGTTCGCTGACTGTCGGGGTTTGGCGCTCACTACCATTCACGTCTTCGACCAGGCGGAGGACGACCCTCTGGGCGAGCTGCAGTTCCACCTGACGGAGATGGAGCGCGTCACCGCCGGACTGCACCTGACCGACGGCAAAG ACTCTACAGATTCCGTTTCCAGCCTGGTTCTGGACTTCACACCACCGGCTGAGGACTACCTGGACCTCAGGAACCGTCTGAAAGCCCAGCAGGTTTGTTTGGAGACCTGCTCGGTCCAGGAGCGCCTCCTCTCCGGCACCATCCAGGTGCGGAACATCTGCTTTGAGAAGGCCGTGTCGGTCCGGATCACCTTTGACTCGTGGAGCTCCTTCCAGGACGTTCCCTGCAGATACCTGAACAATGTCTACGGCTGCCCTGATACCGACACCTTTTCCTTCTCGCTCTCACTGCTGGAGGACCCGGACTTTTCCGGCAGAGTGGAGTTCTGCATCCGGTACCAGACTCGGGACCAGATCTTCTGGGACAACAACTTTGGGAACAACTATCAGCTGGCAACGGTGGATCCGAATGGCTGTTCGAGCCGGATTCCAGAGAAAACGGCAGGGCTCGAGATCCAGAGGGAccacagaccagagaagagggaAATGGAGTTCGATCCGTTTGGAAGTCCCAGAACATTGGCAGGGATCTTCCCTGAGTGGCAGAGCTGGGGTCGGGTAGAAACCAGCGCCCCCTACTGGTGA